CGGCATCCTCACTCTGCACATGCTCGCGGCATTCGAGGCGCAGGCGGGGATCCCGGCGTGCGAGGCGTTCGACCTCTTCGCCGGGACCTCGACCGGAGGCATCATCGCGGCTCTCCTGGCGTTCTCTCGCATGAGCGCGAACGAGATCCTCGAGCTCTACGCGCGGATGGTCGGCCGCGTCTTCCGGAGGAGCTTCTCGAGCTCGACGCTCGGGCGCCTCGTCTCCCGCCGGATGTACCGCCGGTCGAGCGCCGTCGCCGAGCTCGCGGTTCGCCTCGACGACCTCGCCCTGCGAGATCTCGCGACGCGGGGAGGGAAGCGCCAGGCGATCATGCTCACCACGCACGACCTCGTGCGAAACGAAGAGCTGTTCCTTTCGAGCTATCCGTTCAAGTCCGGAAAACCGAACATCGCGCTCGACTGGCCGGTGCGCGACGCCGTCGCGGCGACCGCGCTCTCCGCGCCCTGGTACTTCGGGCCGTGGGCCGGCCGGTACATCGACGGCGGGACGACGGTTTTCAACACGCCGGCGCGTCAGGCCGCGTTCGAAGCGCTCGACTACTGCGCCGACCCGCTCTTCGAACGGGGGAAGACCGTCCTCTGGAGCTTCGGGACGGGCTCCTTCGCTTCGAACGTCCGCGGGCGCGAGGCGGATCGGTGGTTTCCGTGGAAGTGGGCTCAGCGGCTCCTGAC
The DNA window shown above is from Thermoanaerobaculia bacterium and carries:
- a CDS encoding patatin-like phospholipase family protein, translated to MSRPPPLAFPSFDPSKRHILALDGGGVRGILTLHMLAAFEAQAGIPACEAFDLFAGTSTGGIIAALLAFSRMSANEILELYARMVGRVFRRSFSSSTLGRLVSRRMYRRSSAVAELAVRLDDLALRDLATRGGKRQAIMLTTHDLVRNEELFLSSYPFKSGKPNIALDWPVRDAVAATALSAPWYFGPWAGRYIDGGTTVFNTPARQAAFEALDYCADPLFERGKTVLWSFGTGSFASNVRGREADRWFPWKWAQRLLTDIQGDAEADQLYGCRRLAQNGDIEFHRFDVEITMEKMVRDYGFAASDVPALPIGLDCLDAVEFLRELGRRLTGRAYNRERPARRQK